Part of the Falco cherrug isolate bFalChe1 chromosome 1, bFalChe1.pri, whole genome shotgun sequence genome, TCACAGACATCTGCAGAGACAAATTatgcaaaaaacccctcaccaaccccaaaccaaaacaaatcacCTCCTGAAGAGTTTGGTTATTTGGTTTGATCCAGATCACTAAACAATTGGTTAATCTATGTTTGGGACACTTTGGCCTTAACCACAGTTTTAATTCAAAACCTCAATTCATTTGCTCATATTTTTAGAACTACTTGGACAGTATTAGTTACTGTTCTGTAAGAGCTTAAGTCTTTATGTAGTTGTGCAGTTGTTGAAGTGACGCTTTCCTAAGAAGTAGCTGATCCCTATAGATCCTGCAACATGCTTCTGtagttcagggttttttgtttgtttaaattgaAGACTTGTCCTCTGATAATGCTCATGCTGCTTTTTGGTAAGGAAAAAACCATCTGAAATGTGAGCTAGAATTAAAAAGCAGTCTGTGgctaaaaaaggaaagaacaaggCTACCAAAATGCAGTGCAGTTTGTCATTGGCTTACCTCTATAGAAGTGTGTTGTTCTACtgaatggttttgttttttcatgatTTCTAGAGATAGTTTTGTCTTAAGTGAGATTAGTCCAAGTTCTTCTAGTGTGAGCCAGAGAACCAGCTTCAGGACACGGACTATTGTTAAAGCATCGCTCAGTCTTTACAAGGCACAGCTTCTGACTCTATAAAAGTGGTTTGTAGTGGGAAGGAGAGATGTGAGTTCTTTTGATTCAGGGAAGAATCCCTGTTCATCTCTTGGACTCCTCATCAGTCTgacttcatgcttttttttcctgcaaatacTTTTGCACATCAAACTAAAGGGTAGGAATAGGACAACACAGTACTTTGAACTGTAGGTGAATCCCAGGATGAGAAAGACATGAGGAAACTACATTAAGGCAGCTGAAGATTTTGGTAACTTCGGTTAGAATTTTGGCTGTTAATGTCAAGTCATCAGCATAGCTCTAGCTCTTGTAAGTATTAAGTTGTAATACGTTTTTTCCATAGAACTAGAGGAGGTGGTGTGGATTTCAAGATACCTGTAATAGTTCTGTATCATCAAGTGAAATTGGGAAGGACATTTTACCCCAAATTTTTATAGTATCACATCTCTCGTAAAAAATTTAAAGAGTACAGATTATTGCTGTAGGGTTTGGGGTtgtggggattttgttttttgggggggggggggtttaaTGCTTGTTCCCCTCAGTGGACTAATCCCATTcccttctattttatttctttttagggATTCAGAGCTTCTGTAAGGACTTACTAGAAGTTGCAGACATTTTGGAGAAGGCAACAGAAAGTGttccaaaagaagaaattaaggaTGAAAATCCTCACTTGAAGAGCTTATATGAAGGTCTTGTCATGACAGAAGTACAGAttcaaaaagtgtttaaaaaacacggCCTGCTCAGACTGAATCCTGTCGGAGCCAAATTCGATCCCTACGAACATGAAGCACTGTTCCATGCTCCCATGGAAGGGAAGGAGCCTGGCACTATTGCATTAGTATCCAAGATTGGCTATAAGCTGCATGGGCGTACACTACGGCCTGCCTTGGTGGGTGTTGTGAAAGACGCTTAGCTGCTTAATTTGAGAATTTAAAATGCCATACAACTATTAAACAGCTGGATGGTTTTTCTCTTACACCATGCTTTCCTCATTCCTCTGCCCTCTCAGAGGTTTAAATGAATTGGTTGAGGTCTCCCAGTGAAAATGAAGCAGCCCATGAAACTCTCCTGGTTAGTGGCCTCCAACATCACTGTTCTGTAAGCTCTCTTCTTAAGTGTGAAATACAAGAGCCATTAAGCTCTGTGATGGTTTAGATTAGGTAACATTTTTTACAACTATTGCTACCGAAGGTGCATTAAATGGAACGGAATGAAAGACTCACAAGAATTTTGCAATCTCACGCTTATCACTGTGTGTAGACTGCAAATTCAAATGGTGGTTTACACACTTCCTTTTATTCTGTAGAATCTAACATGGCAGAAGTGGCTGAAATAGTACAAATAACCCATTTTCTGCAAGCATCCATCAGCTTTTAAACACTGACGTGATAAATGCCCTTTTtagtctattaaaaaataacttctctCAACAACTGAAATTGAAACCTTTGTGAATTCTGACctgtaaataaaaggaaatgtagGCTAGACATACTTTGTCATTATTCAACCCTTTTTGTCTGTACTAATGTTGACTCAAGAAAACCATCTAATACTTGTATGGCATTGAAGTACCAATAGAATTTATCCTATCtctggatttttaatttaatattgtATAAATTGGTTTAATCAATTTTGATAGTCTTGTAACTTCCAAACTTTACAATCAGTTTGTTATGCAAACTGTAGTTACAACCCTGTTGAAAGTCAGAATACCCAAAGAAGCGAGCAGCTGAGAGTTTGGTATATACTGTCTTTTAGAATTACATAAATAATTGCATGTAAGTGGCTCAAACAAAAATGTGAACttagtttcattttaatttcttgcattTACTCAGCTTGGATCTTAGGTTGCAACAGAACTTCTCCCATGTGCAGCCCTTGCCGTATCTAACTCCACCTGCTGCTCCCAGTCCTGCAGAATCAGGCTAAAATACAATACGTGATTAACTGAGTGCTTTGTCCTATGTTTGTCTGGTCACATGGATAGCAGTGGTGGAACTTGGCAAATTACACCACCGACAAAGCATCTGTCCTCTTGTATCCTCAAAGCCCATACATTTAACACACAGGACAGAAATTTCAAACTT contains:
- the GRPEL1 gene encoding grpE protein homolog 1, mitochondrial, with the protein product MAAAVAQCVRGALRPRYPLLGFSLRTSPRLLCVATQQKNTGQNLEEDQSQSQNEQKVEPSSAEKMLTEEKAKLEQQLKEVTDKYKRALADAENVRQRSQKLVEEAKLYGIQSFCKDLLEVADILEKATESVPKEEIKDENPHLKSLYEGLVMTEVQIQKVFKKHGLLRLNPVGAKFDPYEHEALFHAPMEGKEPGTIALVSKIGYKLHGRTLRPALVGVVKDA